Proteins encoded within one genomic window of Triticum aestivum cultivar Chinese Spring chromosome 2D, IWGSC CS RefSeq v2.1, whole genome shotgun sequence:
- the LOC123048785 gene encoding transcription factor MUTE, whose protein sequence is MSHIAVERNRRRQMNDHLKVLRALTPAFYIKRCDQASIIGGAIEFIRELHTVLDALEAKKKRRLCSPTPSPRSLLTCSTPTSAGGSASDVSPNSNGSSGGSCIVPPGIGGAAVKELAACCNSPAADVEARISGANVLLRTLSGRIPAQAARIVALLESLHLEVLHVNISTMDDTVLHSFVLKIGLECQLSVEDVAFEVQQTFCYHQELDYSSMAI, encoded by the exons atgtcGCACATCGCGGTGGAGCGGAACCGGCGGCGGCAGATGAACGACCACCTGAAGGTGCTCCGGGCGCTCACGCCGGCCTTCTACATCAAGCGCTGCGACCAGGCGTCCATTATCggcggcgccatcgagttcatccGGGAGCTGCACACCGTGCTGGACGCGCTGGAGGCCAAGAAGAAGCGCCGCCTCTGCAGCCCCACCCCGAGCCCGCGCTCCCTCCTCACCTGCTCCACGCCCACCAGCGCCGGGGGATCGGCCTCCGACGTCTCCCCCAACAGCaacggcagcagcggcggcagctGCATTGTGCCGCCCGGCATCGGCGGCGCCGCCGTGAAGGAGCTCGCGGCCTGCTGCAACTCCCCGGCCGCCGACGTCGAGGCCAGGATCTCCGGCGCCAACGTGCTGCTCCGCACGCTCTCCGGCCGCATCCCCGCCCAGGCCGCCAGGATCGTCGCGCTGCTCGAGAGCCTCCACCTCGAGGTGCTCCACGTCAACATCAGCACCATGGACGACACCGTCCTCCACTCCTTCGTCCTCAAG ATTGGGCTCGAGTGCCAGCTCAGCGTGGAGGATGTCGCCTTCGAGGTCCAGCAGACCTTCTGCTACCACCAGGAGCTCGACTACTCATCCATGGCGATATAA